A region from the Rhodamnia argentea isolate NSW1041297 chromosome 7, ASM2092103v1, whole genome shotgun sequence genome encodes:
- the LOC115756275 gene encoding transcription factor MYB61-like — MGRHSCCYKQKLRKGLWSPEEDEKLLRYITQYGHGCWSSVPKLAGLQRCGKSCRLRWINYLRPDLKRGTFSQEEEDLIIELHAVLGNRWSQIAAQLPGRTDNEIKNLWNSCLKKKLRQKGIDPVTHKPLSEVEHGGDDMNTTPKSQERAAFSGSSNGLSQTQQATNSENNVFEHCSSSNANTSSKISNLMSSGLDKDCFQNGLLCSTSSSHPSDDLVGHFPLQPLSDYASSSRLAAAISNHSPWFGQSGKSFGMNTEFGCSTIPAIIPHSTISFHHDPVGYRPPMTVPNDNYCFKSLPVDDSRYWEVNAPSNSGAGNAELLSSSSYFENSVFSWGLENCNAMGKEAEMNNSPGGHVGEMKLPDYFHNPLLIGAASQHQVPQSLYNEIKSDPHFDPNYSSSAAWLQNQQDQGLLPSSDISSGAKNIQRLTALLGHI, encoded by the exons ATGGGGAGGCACTCTTGCTGCTACAAGCAGAAGCTGAGGAAAGGCCTCTGGTCGCCCGAGGAAGACGAGAAGCTGCTCCGGTACATCACGCAGTATGGCCATGGTTGCTGGAGCTCTGTTCCTAAGCTTgcag GTCTGCAGAGGTGTGGGAAGAGCTGTAGATTGAGGTGGATTAACTACTTGAGGCCTGATTTGAAGAGAGGCACATTCTCTCAAGAAGAGGAGGACCTCATCATTGAACTTCATGCAGTTCTGGGGAACAG GTGGTCTCAGATTGCAGCACAGTTGCCTGGAAGAACAGACAATGAGATCAAGAATCTGTGGAACTCTTGCCTGAAGAAGAAGCTGAGGCAAAAGGGCATTGACCCTGTCACTCACAAGCCTCTCTCTGAGGTTGAACATGGTGGTGATGACATGAATACCACACCCAAAAGCCAAGAAAGAGCAGCATTCTCTGGGTCCTCGAACGGCCTGTCCCAGACCCAACAAGCTACCAATTCAGAGAACAATGTGTTTGAGCATTGTTCCAGTTCAAACGCCAACACTAGCAGCAAGATCAGCAACCTGATGAGTTCTGGTCTTGACAAAGACTGCTTCCAAAATGGACTCTTGTGCTCTACCTCCAGTTCTCATCCTTCTGATGATTTGGTGGGTCATTTCCCACTTCAGCCACTGAGTGATTACGCATCCAGTTCAAGACTCGCAGCAGCAATCTCCAACCATAGTCCTTGGTTTGGACAAAGCGGCAAAAGTTTCGGCATGAACACAGAATTCGGCTGCAGCACAATCCCTGCCATCATTCCACATTCAACCATTTCATTTCATCATGACCCAGTAGGCTATAGACCTCCCATGACCGTTCCGAACGATAATTACTGTTTCAAGTCGCTCCCGGTCGATGATTCCAGATATTGGGAAGTGAATGCTCCTAGCAATAGCGGcgcggggaatgcggaattgtTAAGCAGCAGCTCTTACTTTGAGAATAGCGTGTTCTCTTGGGGCCTAGAGAATTGCAACGCAATGGGGAAAGAAGCCGAGATGAACAATTCTCCAGGCGGCCATGTCGGGGAAATGAAGTTGCCCGATTATTTTCACAACCCGCTATTGATAGGAGCCGCTTCGCAACACCAGGTGCCGCAATCTCTGTACAACGAGATCAAGTCGGACCCTCACTTCGATCCCAATTACAGCTCCAGTGCCGCGTGGCTTCAAAATCAGCAAGACCAAGGACTTTTGCCATCATCTGATATATCATCAGGTGCTAAGAACATCCAAAGACTCACTGCTCTACTTGGACACATTTAA